One window from the genome of Oncorhynchus gorbuscha isolate QuinsamMale2020 ecotype Even-year linkage group LG14, OgorEven_v1.0, whole genome shotgun sequence encodes:
- the LOC123995695 gene encoding trichohyalin-like, with protein sequence MMKRVFVFAVVAYFFAENLSLPVGEERRREDVVTRCLVEVLSKALTKPDSHPLDQECKDILKAGAQHAAPAEKKSDVVLTNEEEGKDHEPEPEAPGADVKDIEALLKSVEEKRETPEDEDRSQESWDLNYEKEKRIWKPTHRYHHKKPNHKRDEEVSEEVREKPDEERSQESWSLGDEMEKSYRPTYRYTPKKHHKRDEEGLEEEREEPEEERSQESWSLGDEKEKRYRPTYRYTPKKHHKRDEEGLEEEREEPEEERSQESWSLGDEKEKRYRPTYRYTPKKHHKRDEEGLEEEREEPEEERSQESWSLGDEKEKRYRPTYRYTPKKHHKRDEEGLEEEREEPEEERSQESWSLGDEKEKRYRPTYRYTPKKHHKRDEEGLEEEREEPEEERSQESWSLGDEKEKRYRPTYRYTPKKHHKRDEEGLEEEREEPEEERSQESWSLGDEKEKRYRPTYRYTPKKHHKRDEEGLEEEREEPEEERSQESWSLGDEKEKRYRPTYRYTPKKHHKRDEEDEERSQESWSLGDEKEKREEDDEERKKRIWKPTHRYHHKKHHKRSEDPSEEEEEEKKDKRIWKPTHRYHHKKHHKRGADSSDEESEEKRSEESEEEEEEDREKRIWKPTHRYHHKKHHKRDEELSEEGREEPDEERSQESWSLGDGKEKRDEDMMRDEDEREKRIWKPTHRYHHKKHHKRNGDSSEEEDEERRGDLDEHEEEKRHGDAEEDERQRDRQEALRYLAEKSRLLGEGEVYEKRSPWAYREYYHPAWWKRSIEPHTPLHKMEELAKLLSYKNQQLANQSELADEEKKRSVSLTPEEEKELENIAAMDMELQKISERMQEDRSE encoded by the exons ATGATGAAACGTGTGTTTGTTTTTGCTGTGGTTGCGTATTTCTTTGCAG AAAATCTATCACTTCCCGTTGGAGAAGAACGACGGCGAGAGGATGTG GTAACACGGTGCTTGGTTGAGGTCCTGTCCAAGGCGTTGACCAAACCTGACTCTCACCCTCTGGATCAGGAATGTAAAGATATTCTCAAAGCAG GTGCCCAACATGCTGCTCCTGCAGAGAAGAAAAGTGATGTGGTGCTGACTAATGAAGAAGAGGGCAAAGACCATGAACCTGAGCCTGAGGCACCAGGGGCCGACGTGAAAGACATCGAGGCCCTCCTGAAGTctgtggaggagaagagggagacaccGGAGGATGAAGATCGCAGCCAGGAGTCATGGGACCTCAACTACGAGAAGGAGAAAAGGATTTGGAAACCAACGCACAGGTATCATCATAAGAAACCCAATCACAAACGTGATGAGGAGGTTTCTGAAGAAGTGAGAGAAAAGCCAGACGAAGAACGTAGTCAGGAATCCTGGAGCCTGGGCGATGAGATGGAGAAGAGCTATAGACCTACCTATCGGTACACCCCAAAGAAACACCACAAACGAGATGAAGAGGgtttagaggaagagagagaagagccagaagAGGAACGTAGTCAGGAATCCTGGAGCCTGGGCGATGAGAAGGAGAAGAGATATAGGCCTACCTATCGGTACACCCCAAAGAAACACCACAAACGAGATGAAGAGGgtttagaggaagagagagaagagccagaagAGGAACGTAGTCAGGAATCCTGGAGCCTGGGCGATGAGAAGGAGAAGAGATATAGGCCTACCTATCGGTACACCCCAAAGAAACACCACAAACGAGACGAAGAGGgtttagaggaagagagagaagagccagaagAGGAACGTAGTCAGGAATCCTGGAGCCTGGGCGATGAGAAGGAGAAGAGATATAGGCCTACCTATCGGTACACCCCAAAGAAACACCACAAACGAGACGAAGAGGgtttagaggaagagagagaagagccagaagAAGAACGTAGTCAGGAATCCTGGAGCCTGGGCGATGAGAAGGAGAAGAGATATAGGCCTACCTATCGGTACACCCCAAAGAAACACCACAAACGAGACGAAGAGGgtttagaggaagagagagaagagccagaagAGGAACGTAGTCAGGAATCCTGGAGCCTGGGCGATGAGAAGGAGAAGAGATATAGGCCTACCTATCGGTACACCCCAAAGAAACACCACAAACGAGACGAAGAGGgtttagaggaagagagagaagagccagaagAGGAACGTAGTCAGGAATCCTGGAGCCTGGGCGATGAGAAGGAGAAGAGATATAGGCCTACCTATCGGTACACCCCAAAGAAACACCACAAACGAGACGAAGAGGgtttagaggaagagagagaagagccagaagAGGAACGTAGTCAGGAATCCTGGAGCCTGGGCGATGAGAAGGAGAAGAGATATAGGCCTACCTATCGGTACACCCCAAAGAAACACCACAAACGAGATGAAGAAGATGAAGAGCGCAGTCAAGAGTCCTGGAGTCTGGGTgatgagaaagaaaagagagaggaggatgatgaggaaaGAAAGAAGAGGATCTGGAAACCCACCCATAGGTACCACCACAAGAAGCACCACAAACGCAGTGAAGAtccttcagaggaagaggaggaggagaagaaagataAGAGAATTTGGAAACCCACACACAGATATCACCACAAGAAACACCACAAACGAGGTGCTGACTCATCGGACGAGGAatcagaggagaagagatcagaagagtcagaggaagaggaggaagaggatagagagaagagaatcTGGAAGCCCACACACAGATACCACCACAAAAAACACCACAAACGTGATGAGGAGCTTtcagaagaagggagagaggagccaGATGAAGAACGCAGCCAAGAGTCCTGGAGTCTGGGTgatggaaaggagaagagagatgaggataTGATGAGagatgaggatgagagagaaaagaggattTGGAAACCAACTCACAGGTACCACCACAAGAAGCATCACAAACGCAATGGGgattcctcagaggaggaagacgaggaaCGAAGGGGCGATTTGGACGAACACGAGGAGGAAAAGAGACATGGAGATGCCGAGGAGgacgagagacagagggataggcAGGAGGCTCTGAG GTACCTGGCAGAGAAGAGTCGTCTCCTGGGGGAGGGCGAGGTGTATGAGAAACGTTCTCCCTGGGCTTACAGAGAATACTACCACCCCGCCTGGTGGAAGAGAAGCATAGaaccacacacaccattacataaG ATGGAGGAACTGGCGAAGTTGCTGTCCTATAAGAATCAACAGCTGGCCAACCAATCAGAGCTGGCAGACGAGGAAAAGAAGAGGAGCGTATCTCTAACCCCAGAGGAG GAGAAGGAGCTGGAGAACATAGCAGCTATGGACATGGAGTTACAGAAGATATCTGAGAGGATGCAGGAGGACAGGAGTGAAtag
- the LOC123995696 gene encoding fermitin family homolog 1-like, with protein sequence MINTAEYGNTSWELSVQVDQRDGDEGMRFKLRVKGDLHIGGLMLKLVEKIKAPQDWSDHALWWEQRSCWLLKTHWTLDKYGVQADADLRYTPQHKPLCLQLPNMKTVKLTVSYSAVVFKTVVKICRALNIRRPEELSLLKPPDNPPNKKKKMKKDKNPALEDILDMDIFNGGSGRTGSPLYSKTMVPTYDPENGTPASATSLWFGDNPLTSSQPNLPPVELAKMYQQLSMVDKAIINAGWLDSSRSLMEQGIGEHDRLQLRFKYHCFFDLNPKYDAVRITQLYEQARWSILLEEINCTEEEMLMFASLQYHICKMTISTEPLDFSNEPEMDEVEAALSNLEVTLGGKTDRILEDITDVPKLADSLKLFRPKRLALRSYKEYWFVFKDTTISYYKNKETASGEPIEQLHLRGCEVVPDVNVTDKKFGIKLLLPVADGMNEVYIRCDNETQYAKWKAACTLASKGKTMAYSSYRSEVKNIQSFLQMKSLAPPPGQSAPDLDAMEMNAECFVSPRYTKRYKTKKLTARILEAHQNIASLSLNEAKMRFIHAWQSLAEFGIKYYIVRFRGSKKDELMGISYNRLIRIDMSTGLPVTTWRFANMKQWNVNWEIRQVAIEFDQNVSIAFSCVSCDCKVVHEYIGGYIFLSTRSKDQNETLDEELFHKLTGGQE encoded by the exons GCTCTGTGGTGGGAGCAGAGGAGCTGTTGGCTGCTGAAGACCCACTGGACCCTGGACAAGTACGGTGTCCAGGCAGATGCTGACCTGCGATACACTCCTCAGCACAAACCCCTGTGCCTGCAGCTGCCCAACATGAAGACGGTCAAACTCACCGTCAGCTACTCTGCCGTCGTCTTCAAGACCGTCGTAAAGATCTGCAGAGCACTCA acaTCAGGAGGCCAGAGGAGCTGTCCCTGCTGAAGCCTCCAGATAACCCGccaaataagaagaagaagatgaagaaagACAAGAACCCCGCGCTGGAAGACATCTTAGATATGGACATCTTCAATGGAGGCTCTGGGAGAACGG GCAGTCCCTTGTACAGTAAGACCATGGTGCCCACCTATGACCCAGAGAATGGGACTCCAGCCTCGGCCACCAGCTTATGGTTTGGGGACAACCCCCTGACCTCCAGCCAGCCCAACCTACCCCCTGTAGAGCTGGCCAAGATGTACCAGCAGTTGTCCATGGTGGACAAAGCCATCATCAACGCAGG GTGGCTGGACTCCTCCCGCTCCTTGATGGAACAGGGCATCGGAGAACATGACAGACTGCAGCTACGCTTCAAATACCACTGCTTCTTCGACCTCAACCCAAAG TATGATGCTGTGAGGATAACCCAGCTGTATGAGCAGGCTCGCTGGTCCATCCTACTGGAGGAGATCAACTGCACTGAGGAGGAGATGCTCATGTTCGCCTccttacag TATCACATATGTAAGATGACCATTTCCACGGAACCTCTGGACTTCTCCAATGAACcggagatggatgaagtagaggcTGCCTTATCCAATCTAGAGGTCACACTTGGAGGAAAAACAGACAGAATATTG GAAGACATCACAGATGTTCCAAAGCTGGCAGACTCCCTTAAGCTGTTCAG GCCTAAAAGGCTGGCATTGCGTTCATATAAGGAGTACTGGTTCGTGTTTAAAGACACCACCATCTCCTACTACAAGAACAAGGAGACAGCCAGCGGAGAGCCGATAGAACAGCTGCATCTCCGAGGATGTGAGGTGGTCCCTGACGTCAATGTGACGGACAAGAAGTTTGGCATCAAGCTGCTTCTCCCAGTGGCTGATGGGATGAACGAGGTCTACATCCGCTGTGACAAC GAGACGCAGTATGCCAAGTGGAAGGCAGCGTGTACTCTGGCCTCCAAGGGCAAGACCATGGCTTACAGCTCCTACAG GTCGGAGGTAAAGAACATCCAGTCGTTCCTGCAGATGAAGAGTCTGGCGCCCCCCCCTGGTCAGTCTGCTCCAGACCTGGATGCCATGGAGATGAACGCTGAGTGCTTTGTCTCTCCTAGATACACCAAGAGGTACAAGACCAAAAAG CTGACAGCGAGGATCCTGGAGGCCCATCAGAACattgccagtctctctctcaatgAAGCTAAAATGCGCTTCATCCATGCCTGGCAGTCCCTGGCTGAGTTTGGTATCAAATACTACATTGTCAG gttccGAGGCAGTAAGAAGGATGAGCTGATGGGTATCTCCTATAACCGTCTGATCCGTATTGACATGTCCACTGGCCTGCCTGTCACCACCTGGAGATTCGCCAACATGAAACAGTGGAATGTCAACTGGGAGATCAGACAG GTGGCCATAGAGTTTGACCAGAATGTGTCGATAGCCTTCTCCTGTGTGAGCTGTGACTGTAAGGTGGTCCATGAGTACATAGGAGGATACATCTTCCTCTCAACACGCTCCAAAGACCAGAACGAGACACTGGATGAGGAACTCTTCCACAAACTCACTGGAGGGCAGGAATGA